One Spinacia oleracea cultivar Varoflay chromosome 4, BTI_SOV_V1, whole genome shotgun sequence DNA segment encodes these proteins:
- the LOC110789120 gene encoding SNF1-related protein kinase regulatory subunit beta-1 isoform X3: protein MSARSLADESTLILSLGVLHVLQLPVAPLQRDDGTLFHSDMLQTERLGTVDQPPEKGIPTVITWSLGGNNVSVEGSWDNWTSRKILRCSGKDHAVLLVLPSGIYHYKFIIDGEAQYSPDLPHVSSEMGHVCNVLDVHDCVPENLDSVVEFEAPASPESSYNRSFPGEDDFAKEPMIVPSQLQLTVVGMENSDEAVPCRPQHVVLNHLFIEKGWAASQSVVALGLTHRFQSKYVTVLLYKPVRR, encoded by the exons ATGAGTGCTCGATCATTAGCGGATGAGTCGACTTTGATACTTAGCCTGGGCGTCCTACATGTCCTTCAG CTACCTGTGGCTCCTTTGCAACGGGATGATGGTACTCTATTTCATAGTGACATGTTGCAGACAGAGAGACTTGGAACTGTTGATCAGCCTCCTGAGAAAGGAATTCCTACTGTGATCACATGGAGTCTTGGTGGCAATAATGTTTCTGTAGAAGGATCCTGGGACAATTGGACATCAAG GAAGATTTTGCGATGTTCGGGCAAGGATCACGCGGTTCTGTTAGTTCTACCATCAGGCATATATCATTATAAATTCATTATTGATGGTGAGGCGCAGTACTCACCAGATCTTCCACATGTTTCCAGTGAGATGGGACAtgtttgtaatgtccttgatgtTCAT GACTGTGTGCCAGAAAACCTAGATAGCGTAGTTGAATTTGAGGCACCAGCATCACCAGAGTCAAGCTACAATCGTTCATTTCCAGGAGAAGACGATTTTGCAAAGGAGCCAATGATAGTACCATCGCAGCTACAGCTAACAGTTGTTGGAATGGAAAATTCAGATGAAGCTGTCCCTTGTAGGCCCCAGCATGTTGTTCTGAACCACCTTTTTATAGAAAAAGGTTGGGCTGCTTCTCAGTCTGTGGTTGCTCTTGGTTTGACCCATAGGTTTCAATCAAAATATGTCACTGTTCTCCTATATAAGCCAGTAAGAAGGTAA
- the LOC110789120 gene encoding SNF1-related protein kinase regulatory subunit beta-1 isoform X2 produces MGNANGREEEGIVGGNINIGNVHDYLTTNTNSVVVGRITSSDSMAGNSPPDSPPRSASPLMFTPQLPVAPLQRDDGTLFHSDMLQTERLGTVDQPPEKGIPTVITWSLGGNNVSVEGSWDNWTSRKILRCSGKDHAVLLVLPSGIYHYKFIIDGEAQYSPDLPHVSSEMGHVCNVLDVHDCVPENLDSVVEFEAPASPESSYNRSFPGEDDFAKEPMIVPSQLQLTVVGMENSDEAVPCRPQHVVLNHLFIEKGWAASQSVVALGLTHRFQSKYVTVLLYKPVRR; encoded by the exons ATGGGTAACGCAAATggaagagaagaagaaggaattGTGGGAGGGAATATTAATATAGGTAATGTACATGATTACCTTACGACGAACACAAATTCAGTTGTAGTTGGTCGAATTACTTCGTCAGATTCAATGGCTGGTAATTCACCCCCTGATAGCCCGCCTCGTTCAGCATCGCCTCTTATGTTTACTCCTCAG CTACCTGTGGCTCCTTTGCAACGGGATGATGGTACTCTATTTCATAGTGACATGTTGCAGACAGAGAGACTTGGAACTGTTGATCAGCCTCCTGAGAAAGGAATTCCTACTGTGATCACATGGAGTCTTGGTGGCAATAATGTTTCTGTAGAAGGATCCTGGGACAATTGGACATCAAG GAAGATTTTGCGATGTTCGGGCAAGGATCACGCGGTTCTGTTAGTTCTACCATCAGGCATATATCATTATAAATTCATTATTGATGGTGAGGCGCAGTACTCACCAGATCTTCCACATGTTTCCAGTGAGATGGGACAtgtttgtaatgtccttgatgtTCAT GACTGTGTGCCAGAAAACCTAGATAGCGTAGTTGAATTTGAGGCACCAGCATCACCAGAGTCAAGCTACAATCGTTCATTTCCAGGAGAAGACGATTTTGCAAAGGAGCCAATGATAGTACCATCGCAGCTACAGCTAACAGTTGTTGGAATGGAAAATTCAGATGAAGCTGTCCCTTGTAGGCCCCAGCATGTTGTTCTGAACCACCTTTTTATAGAAAAAGGTTGGGCTGCTTCTCAGTCTGTGGTTGCTCTTGGTTTGACCCATAGGTTTCAATCAAAATATGTCACTGTTCTCCTATATAAGCCAGTAAGAAG GTGA
- the LOC110789121 gene encoding calmodulin-7: MADQLSDDQISEFKEAFSLFDKDGDGCITTKELGTVMRSLGQNPTEAELQDMINEVDADGNGTIDFPEFLNLMARKMKDTDSEEELKEAFRVFDKDQNGFISAAELRHVMTNLGEKLTDEEVDEMIREADVDGDGQINYEEFVKVMMAK; this comes from the exons ATGGCCGATCAACTCAGCGACGATCAGATCTCTGAATTCAAGGAAGCCTTCAGCCTATTCGACAAGGATGGCGATG GTTGTATTACAACTAAGGAACTCGGAACCGTTATGCGTTCACTTGGACAAAACCCAACTGAAGCAGAGCTCCAAGACATGATCAATGAAGTAGATGCTGATGGAAATGGTACAATCGACTTCCCTGAGTTCCTCAACCTGATGGCGAGGAAGATGAAGGATACTGACTCAGAGGAGGAACTGAAGGAAGCTTTCAGAGTGTTTGACAAGGATCAAAATGGTTTCATCTCTGCAGCTGAGCTTCGCCATGTGATGACAAACCTCGGTGAGAAGTTGACAGATGAAGAAGTTGATGAGATGATCCGCGAGGCTGATGTAGATGGTGATGGACAGATCAACTACGAGGAGTTCGTCAAGGTTATGATGGCCAAGTGA
- the LOC110789120 gene encoding SNF1-related protein kinase regulatory subunit beta-1 isoform X1: MGNANGREEEGIVGGNINIGNVHDYLTTNTNSVVVGRITSSDSMAGNSPPDSPPRSASPLMFTPQLPVAPLQRDDGTLFHSDMLQTERLGTVDQPPEKGIPTVITWSLGGNNVSVEGSWDNWTSRKILRCSGKDHAVLLVLPSGIYHYKFIIDGEAQYSPDLPHVSSEMGHVCNVLDVHDCVPENLDSVVEFEAPASPESSYNRSFPGEDDFAKEPMIVPSQLQLTVVGMENSDEAVPCRPQHVVLNHLFIEKGWAASQSVVALGLTHRFQSKYVTVLLYKPVRR; encoded by the exons ATGGGTAACGCAAATggaagagaagaagaaggaattGTGGGAGGGAATATTAATATAGGTAATGTACATGATTACCTTACGACGAACACAAATTCAGTTGTAGTTGGTCGAATTACTTCGTCAGATTCAATGGCTGGTAATTCACCCCCTGATAGCCCGCCTCGTTCAGCATCGCCTCTTATGTTTACTCCTCAG CTACCTGTGGCTCCTTTGCAACGGGATGATGGTACTCTATTTCATAGTGACATGTTGCAGACAGAGAGACTTGGAACTGTTGATCAGCCTCCTGAGAAAGGAATTCCTACTGTGATCACATGGAGTCTTGGTGGCAATAATGTTTCTGTAGAAGGATCCTGGGACAATTGGACATCAAG GAAGATTTTGCGATGTTCGGGCAAGGATCACGCGGTTCTGTTAGTTCTACCATCAGGCATATATCATTATAAATTCATTATTGATGGTGAGGCGCAGTACTCACCAGATCTTCCACATGTTTCCAGTGAGATGGGACAtgtttgtaatgtccttgatgtTCAT GACTGTGTGCCAGAAAACCTAGATAGCGTAGTTGAATTTGAGGCACCAGCATCACCAGAGTCAAGCTACAATCGTTCATTTCCAGGAGAAGACGATTTTGCAAAGGAGCCAATGATAGTACCATCGCAGCTACAGCTAACAGTTGTTGGAATGGAAAATTCAGATGAAGCTGTCCCTTGTAGGCCCCAGCATGTTGTTCTGAACCACCTTTTTATAGAAAAAGGTTGGGCTGCTTCTCAGTCTGTGGTTGCTCTTGGTTTGACCCATAGGTTTCAATCAAAATATGTCACTGTTCTCCTATATAAGCCAGTAAGAAGGTAA
- the LOC110789120 gene encoding SNF1-related protein kinase regulatory subunit beta-1 isoform X4: MKHYTQCLFIIGAMCWELLPVAPLQRDDGTLFHSDMLQTERLGTVDQPPEKGIPTVITWSLGGNNVSVEGSWDNWTSRKILRCSGKDHAVLLVLPSGIYHYKFIIDGEAQYSPDLPHVSSEMGHVCNVLDVHDCVPENLDSVVEFEAPASPESSYNRSFPGEDDFAKEPMIVPSQLQLTVVGMENSDEAVPCRPQHVVLNHLFIEKGWAASQSVVALGLTHRFQSKYVTVLLYKPVRR; the protein is encoded by the exons ATGAAACATTACACACAGTGTTTGTTCATTATCGGGGCGATGTGCTGGGAGCTG CTACCTGTGGCTCCTTTGCAACGGGATGATGGTACTCTATTTCATAGTGACATGTTGCAGACAGAGAGACTTGGAACTGTTGATCAGCCTCCTGAGAAAGGAATTCCTACTGTGATCACATGGAGTCTTGGTGGCAATAATGTTTCTGTAGAAGGATCCTGGGACAATTGGACATCAAG GAAGATTTTGCGATGTTCGGGCAAGGATCACGCGGTTCTGTTAGTTCTACCATCAGGCATATATCATTATAAATTCATTATTGATGGTGAGGCGCAGTACTCACCAGATCTTCCACATGTTTCCAGTGAGATGGGACAtgtttgtaatgtccttgatgtTCAT GACTGTGTGCCAGAAAACCTAGATAGCGTAGTTGAATTTGAGGCACCAGCATCACCAGAGTCAAGCTACAATCGTTCATTTCCAGGAGAAGACGATTTTGCAAAGGAGCCAATGATAGTACCATCGCAGCTACAGCTAACAGTTGTTGGAATGGAAAATTCAGATGAAGCTGTCCCTTGTAGGCCCCAGCATGTTGTTCTGAACCACCTTTTTATAGAAAAAGGTTGGGCTGCTTCTCAGTCTGTGGTTGCTCTTGGTTTGACCCATAGGTTTCAATCAAAATATGTCACTGTTCTCCTATATAAGCCAGTAAGAAGGTAA